One genomic region from Mesorhizobium terrae encodes:
- a CDS encoding L,D-transpeptidase, with translation MLKTPTIPMTRRGFLNTALVGAASMALAACTTVSQEPPPVVAPPPPPPPADPILPDYAVMYGPVVDENYEIPAIPYRKIDQQFLRQVVPDPTGEKPGTVVVETSTHFLYVVLPGGRALRYGVGLGRAGFAWSGTAVMQWKRKWPKWTPPEDMIKRQPELRKFSADNGGMPPGLKNPLGARALYLFQNGEDTLYRLHGSPEWSSIGKSVSSGCVRLINQDVIDLFDRVKNGAKVIVTERAGQPLVANSYDQEQGIPIDSGVPAGSQLLGPAGRSWF, from the coding sequence ATGCTCAAGACGCCCACCATCCCCATGACCCGCCGGGGGTTCCTGAACACCGCATTGGTCGGCGCCGCCTCGATGGCGCTGGCCGCCTGTACCACCGTCAGCCAGGAGCCGCCGCCGGTGGTAGCACCGCCTCCCCCGCCGCCGCCCGCCGATCCGATCCTGCCCGACTACGCCGTCATGTATGGCCCGGTGGTCGACGAGAATTACGAGATCCCCGCGATCCCCTACCGCAAGATCGACCAGCAGTTCCTGCGCCAGGTCGTTCCGGACCCGACCGGCGAGAAGCCGGGCACGGTCGTTGTCGAGACCTCGACGCATTTCCTCTATGTCGTGCTGCCGGGTGGTCGCGCGCTGCGCTATGGTGTTGGCCTCGGCCGCGCCGGCTTCGCATGGTCGGGCACCGCCGTCATGCAGTGGAAGCGCAAGTGGCCCAAGTGGACGCCGCCCGAAGACATGATCAAGCGCCAGCCGGAACTGCGCAAGTTCAGCGCCGACAATGGCGGCATGCCGCCCGGCCTCAAGAACCCGCTCGGCGCCCGCGCGCTCTATCTGTTCCAGAATGGCGAGGACACGCTCTACCGCCTGCACGGTTCGCCGGAATGGAGCTCCATCGGAAAGTCGGTCTCGTCCGGCTGCGTGCGCCTGATCAACCAGGACGTCATCGATCTCTTTGATCGGGTCAAGAACGGCGCCAAGGTGATCGTCACCGAACGCGCCGGACAGCCGCTGGTCGCCAATTCCTACGACCAGGAGCAGGGTATCCCGATCGACAGCGGCGTCCCCGCTGGCTCGCAGTTGCTCGGCCCCGCCGGCCGCTCCTGGTTCTAA
- a CDS encoding methylmalonyl-CoA mutase subunit beta yields MGSKAIDEPSEPDSPQRQRWLALAEKALAGASFEEKLVSHSDDGIRINPLYERASGHEHSLRANPLKPWIVSQRVDDPDVERARAQVAEDIAQGATGLSLVFEGAPNSFGYGLPYAPDTIDRVLEGVPLDQTYLRVDVHPASRAMADWLTAFLAKRRVDPARLNLSFGIDPAAIFAGTGRLRMSIEALQASMPQSLAHFFAMDVPGVLLEADGRVFHNSGATEAQELGIMLASAVSYLRLFEEARQALIYAAPHIGFALAVNQDQFLSIAKIRALRRLWMRVLEASSIQPTPASVHAETSYRMVTAADPETNILRSTIACFAAAVGGTDSIAILPHTIAHGLPAAFARRVARNTQLVIARESHLGHVGDPAFGSGGIEALTDSLCEAAWKEFRQIEKEGGVLQSLKDGHIQSRIGEARKARAEAYRSGERAIVGTTLHPVKTERPVETLEATPRIAPSDGTVFCEPLPPVRDDASVGGMV; encoded by the coding sequence ATGGGCAGCAAAGCCATCGACGAACCGAGCGAACCCGACAGTCCGCAGCGGCAGCGCTGGCTGGCGCTGGCCGAGAAGGCATTGGCCGGCGCTTCCTTCGAGGAAAAGCTGGTTTCGCACAGCGATGACGGCATTCGCATCAATCCGCTCTACGAGCGCGCCAGCGGGCATGAGCACAGCCTGCGCGCCAACCCGCTGAAGCCCTGGATCGTTTCGCAGCGCGTCGACGACCCGGATGTCGAGCGTGCCCGCGCGCAGGTGGCCGAAGACATCGCCCAGGGCGCGACCGGCCTTTCGCTTGTGTTCGAAGGCGCGCCGAATTCATTCGGCTATGGCCTGCCCTATGCGCCCGACACGATCGACCGTGTGCTGGAAGGCGTGCCGCTCGACCAGACCTATCTGCGCGTCGACGTGCATCCGGCCAGCCGCGCCATGGCCGACTGGCTGACCGCCTTTCTCGCCAAGCGGCGTGTCGATCCGGCGAGGCTGAACCTTTCCTTCGGCATCGACCCGGCCGCGATCTTTGCCGGCACCGGGCGGCTGCGCATGTCGATCGAGGCGCTGCAGGCCTCGATGCCGCAGTCGCTGGCGCATTTCTTCGCCATGGACGTGCCGGGCGTGCTGCTCGAGGCCGATGGGCGCGTGTTCCACAATTCCGGCGCCACCGAGGCGCAGGAACTCGGCATCATGCTGGCTTCGGCCGTGTCTTACCTGCGCCTGTTCGAGGAAGCACGCCAGGCGCTGATCTATGCCGCGCCGCATATCGGCTTCGCATTGGCCGTCAACCAGGATCAGTTCCTGTCCATCGCCAAGATCCGGGCGCTGCGCAGGCTGTGGATGCGCGTTCTGGAGGCAAGCTCGATTCAGCCGACGCCGGCCAGCGTGCACGCCGAGACCTCCTACAGGATGGTGACGGCCGCCGACCCCGAAACCAATATCCTGCGCTCCACCATCGCCTGTTTCGCGGCTGCCGTGGGCGGCACCGATTCCATCGCGATCCTGCCGCACACCATCGCGCACGGCCTGCCGGCCGCCTTCGCCCGCCGCGTCGCCCGCAACACCCAGCTTGTCATCGCCCGAGAGAGCCATCTCGGCCATGTCGGCGATCCGGCCTTCGGCTCGGGCGGCATCGAGGCGCTGACCGACAGCCTGTGCGAAGCGGCCTGGAAGGAATTCAGGCAGATCGAAAAGGAAGGCGGCGTTCTTCAGAGCCTGAAGGACGGCCACATCCAGAGCCGCATCGGCGAAGCGCGCAAGGCACGCGCCGAGGCCTATCGCAGCGGCGAGCGCGCCATAGTCGGCACCACGCTGCATCCGGTGAAGACCGAACGGCCGGTGGAGACGCTGGAGGCGACGCCGCGCATCGCGCCCAGCGACGGTACGGTCTTCTGCGAACCGCTGCCGCCGGTCCGCGACGACGCGTCGGTCGGAGGCATGGTTTGA
- a CDS encoding TIGR03808 family TAT-translocated repetitive protein: protein MLDRRSLLGFAAGAAMFSLVPGKAAAAKASGAKSSSRTGGIDPGDFGVRPSATDDQSKAFGKMLKAASDANQPIVLPPGTYIVSGLILPPRVRLAGTAGATRLIHGGGGPFLSGENADHVEFSGLVFDGANQYLGESVSGLLDLRSVKTLSIDNCQVNGASKNGIALQRAAGRIERCFISGAADAGIWSVDGAGLSISGNSVIDCANGGILVHRRQTAEDGTMVTANRISRIAARNGGTGQNGNGINVFRAGGVLVSGNVVADCAFSAIRANSGSNVQITGNSCLRSGETALYSEFTFEGAVIANNVVDGAANGISIVNFNEGGRMATCSGNIVRNLSTTGPYPPEVGGFGIGIGVEADTTVSGNIVENAPLYGMQLGWGPYLRNVVATGNVIRNAGTGIAVSVVEGAGSAIIADNIIDGVTNGAIIGHRWAKPATGDLAQSGTSGYPHLVIERNRAS from the coding sequence ATGTTGGATAGACGCAGCCTTCTGGGCTTTGCCGCCGGCGCTGCCATGTTCAGCCTGGTGCCTGGCAAGGCAGCCGCGGCCAAGGCTTCGGGCGCGAAGTCTTCGTCCAGAACCGGCGGGATCGATCCGGGCGATTTTGGAGTCAGGCCCAGCGCCACGGACGACCAGAGCAAGGCGTTCGGCAAAATGCTCAAGGCGGCGAGCGACGCCAACCAGCCTATAGTTCTGCCACCGGGCACCTATATCGTGTCCGGCCTCATCCTGCCGCCGCGCGTGCGGCTGGCCGGCACTGCCGGCGCCACCCGGCTGATCCATGGCGGCGGCGGGCCGTTTCTATCAGGCGAAAACGCCGACCATGTCGAATTCTCCGGCCTCGTCTTCGACGGCGCCAACCAATATCTCGGCGAAAGCGTTTCGGGCCTTCTCGACCTGCGTTCAGTGAAGACACTGTCGATCGACAACTGCCAGGTGAACGGCGCCTCGAAAAACGGCATTGCGCTGCAGCGCGCGGCCGGGCGCATCGAGCGCTGTTTCATTTCGGGCGCCGCGGACGCCGGCATCTGGTCGGTCGACGGAGCCGGCCTTTCAATCAGCGGCAACAGCGTGATCGATTGCGCCAATGGCGGCATCCTTGTCCATCGCCGGCAGACGGCCGAGGACGGCACGATGGTCACCGCGAACCGCATTTCTCGCATCGCGGCGCGCAATGGCGGCACCGGCCAGAACGGCAACGGCATCAATGTCTTTCGCGCAGGCGGCGTGCTGGTCTCCGGCAATGTCGTTGCCGACTGCGCTTTCTCGGCGATCCGCGCGAATTCCGGCTCGAACGTGCAGATCACCGGCAATTCCTGCCTGCGCTCCGGCGAAACGGCACTCTATTCCGAATTCACCTTCGAGGGCGCGGTGATCGCCAACAATGTTGTCGACGGCGCCGCCAACGGCATTTCCATCGTCAATTTCAACGAGGGCGGGCGCATGGCGACCTGCAGCGGCAACATCGTGCGCAACCTGTCGACCACTGGTCCGTATCCACCGGAAGTCGGCGGTTTCGGCATCGGCATCGGCGTGGAGGCCGACACGACCGTTTCCGGCAACATCGTGGAAAACGCGCCGCTCTACGGCATGCAGCTTGGCTGGGGGCCTTATCTGCGCAACGTCGTGGCCACCGGCAACGTCATCCGCAACGCCGGCACCGGCATCGCCGTCAGCGTCGTGGAAGGCGCCGGCAGCGCCATCATTGCCGACAACATCATCGACGGCGTGACCAACGGCGCCATCATTGGCCACCGCTGGGCAAAGCCCGCCACCGGCGATCTCGCCCAGAGCGGCACCAGCGGCTATCCGCACCTCGTCATCGAGCGCAACAGGGCAAGCTGA
- the scpA gene encoding methylmalonyl-CoA mutase: MIPDFSSMAWTAPRMPSATVDGIWETPEGIAVKRQYGQADLEGVGNLDTWPGLAPYLRGPYPTMYVQQPWTIRQYAGFSTAEESNAFYRRNLAGGQKGLSIAFDLATHRGYDSDHPRVAGDVGMAGVAIDSILDMHQLFDGIPLGEMTVSMTMNGAVLPILALYIVAAEEQGVAQKDLTGTIQNDILKEFMVRNTYIYPPKPSMRIVSDIFSYTSKNMPKFNSISISGYHMQEAGATADLELAYTIADGIEYVRAGVATGLDIDKFAPRLSFFWAIGMNFFMEVAKLRAARLLWAELIEKNFAPKDPRSLSLRTHSQTSGWSLTAQDPYNNIVRTMIEAMAATQGHTQSLHTNSFDEALALPTDHSARIARNTQIVLQKESGTTRIIDPWGGSAYVERLTHELAARARAHIEEVEKLGGMAAALEKGIPKLRIEEAAARTQARIDSGEQVLVGVNAFQPERDIEVDVLKIDNAEVRARQLSKLQRLKGTREVAAVESALDALTKAAQGDGNLLEFAIRAARAKATVGEISLALEKAFGRHVASVLMISGVYRAALGDNPEVDRLQDKIAVFEKKNGAKPRILVAKLGQDGHDRGQKVIGTAFADLGFDVTVGAMFQTPDEIGKLAVENDVHIVGVSSLAAGHLTLIPELKAVLKKLGREDMLIVAGGVIPPQDFDAVLKAGAAEIFPPGTVIPQAAERLVDRLLG, encoded by the coding sequence TTGATCCCAGATTTCAGCAGCATGGCGTGGACGGCGCCGCGCATGCCATCCGCCACGGTCGACGGCATCTGGGAAACGCCGGAAGGCATCGCGGTCAAGCGCCAGTACGGCCAGGCCGATCTGGAGGGCGTCGGCAATCTCGACACCTGGCCGGGTCTCGCGCCGTATCTGCGCGGCCCCTACCCGACCATGTATGTCCAGCAGCCTTGGACGATCCGGCAATATGCCGGCTTCTCCACGGCAGAAGAATCCAACGCCTTCTACCGGCGCAACCTCGCCGGCGGCCAGAAGGGCCTGTCGATCGCCTTCGACCTTGCCACCCATCGCGGCTATGACAGCGACCATCCGCGCGTGGCCGGCGATGTCGGCATGGCGGGCGTGGCGATAGATTCCATTCTCGACATGCACCAGCTCTTCGACGGCATCCCGCTCGGCGAGATGACCGTCTCCATGACCATGAACGGCGCGGTGTTGCCGATCCTGGCGCTCTACATCGTCGCCGCCGAAGAACAGGGCGTGGCGCAGAAGGATCTCACTGGGACCATTCAGAACGACATTCTGAAAGAGTTCATGGTGCGCAACACCTATATCTATCCGCCGAAACCCTCGATGCGGATCGTGTCGGATATCTTTTCCTACACATCCAAGAACATGCCGAAGTTCAACTCGATCTCGATCTCCGGCTATCACATGCAGGAGGCAGGGGCGACGGCCGACCTGGAGCTCGCCTACACCATCGCCGACGGCATCGAATATGTGCGCGCCGGCGTCGCCACCGGCCTCGACATCGACAAGTTCGCGCCGCGGCTCTCCTTCTTCTGGGCGATCGGCATGAACTTTTTCATGGAGGTCGCGAAACTCCGCGCCGCGCGCCTGCTCTGGGCCGAACTCATCGAGAAGAATTTCGCGCCGAAGGATCCGCGCTCGCTGTCGCTGCGCACTCACAGCCAGACGTCCGGTTGGTCGCTGACGGCGCAGGACCCCTACAACAACATCGTGCGCACGATGATAGAGGCGATGGCCGCCACGCAAGGCCACACCCAGTCGCTACACACCAACTCGTTCGACGAGGCGCTGGCACTGCCGACCGACCATTCGGCGCGCATTGCCCGCAACACGCAGATCGTCCTGCAGAAGGAAAGCGGCACCACCCGCATCATCGACCCCTGGGGCGGCTCGGCCTATGTCGAGCGGCTCACGCATGAACTGGCCGCGCGCGCCCGCGCCCATATCGAGGAAGTCGAGAAGCTCGGCGGCATGGCGGCCGCACTCGAAAAGGGCATTCCGAAGCTGCGCATCGAGGAAGCCGCCGCCCGCACACAGGCACGTATCGATTCAGGCGAGCAGGTGCTGGTCGGCGTCAACGCCTTCCAGCCCGAGCGCGACATCGAAGTCGATGTCCTGAAAATCGACAATGCCGAAGTTCGGGCCAGGCAATTGTCCAAGCTGCAGCGGCTCAAGGGCACGCGCGAAGTCGCCGCCGTCGAGAGCGCGCTGGATGCGCTGACGAAAGCCGCGCAGGGCGACGGCAATCTGCTGGAATTCGCCATCCGGGCGGCACGGGCCAAGGCTACCGTCGGCGAGATCTCGCTGGCGCTGGAAAAGGCGTTCGGCCGCCATGTCGCCTCGGTTCTGATGATCTCGGGTGTCTACCGCGCCGCGCTCGGCGACAATCCCGAAGTCGACCGGCTGCAGGACAAGATCGCTGTCTTCGAAAAGAAGAATGGGGCGAAGCCACGCATTCTCGTGGCCAAACTCGGCCAGGACGGCCACGACCGCGGCCAGAAGGTGATCGGCACCGCCTTCGCCGATCTCGGCTTCGACGTGACGGTGGGCGCGATGTTCCAGACGCCAGACGAGATCGGCAAGCTGGCGGTGGAGAACGACGTCCACATCGTCGGCGTCTCCTCGCTCGCCGCTGGCCATCTGACGCTCATCCCGGAACTGAAGGCCGTACTGAAGAAGCTCGGCCGCGAGGACATGCTGATCGTCGCCGGCGGCGTCATTCCGCCACAAGATTTCGACGCCGTGTTGAAGGCGGGTGCGGCCGAGATCTTCCCGCCAGGCACAGTGATCCCACAAGCGGCCGAACGGCTGGTGGACAGGCTGCTGGGATAA
- a CDS encoding agmatine deiminase family protein, whose translation MPTRRAFLAKGLLAAGGGILGASMTGVAARAEDAARQWHMPEEGEPHAATWMAFVPSTRIWGKQLLPVVRENLARIAKAIAAYEPVKMLVREDEYDLAQRLCGPSIELVVQPIDDLWMRDTGPVFVKDQSGQLGGAGFNFNGWGDKQSHSRDAKVAAFVAGQASARFLETDLVLEGGGIEVDGEGTAIITESCVLNPNRNPDLTKAACEKELFRLLGLEKIVWLPGIAGKDITDGHTDFYARFAGPGVVVAGLDTDPASFDHAVTKRHLEILGQATDSKGRRLRVVTLPGPTSVREDYENREFAAGYINFYACNGAVIAPEFGDKDADRTTHDTLSDLFPKREIIQLNIDGIAAGGGGIHCTTQQQPV comes from the coding sequence ATGCCGACACGCAGAGCATTTTTGGCAAAGGGTCTGCTGGCCGCGGGCGGCGGCATCCTTGGAGCAAGCATGACCGGCGTCGCCGCCCGCGCGGAAGACGCAGCCCGGCAATGGCACATGCCTGAAGAGGGCGAGCCGCACGCCGCCACATGGATGGCGTTCGTGCCGAGCACCCGGATCTGGGGCAAGCAGCTGCTGCCGGTTGTACGCGAAAACCTCGCCCGTATCGCCAAGGCCATCGCGGCCTATGAGCCGGTGAAGATGTTGGTGCGGGAAGACGAGTACGACCTGGCACAGCGCCTGTGCGGTCCTTCGATCGAGCTCGTCGTCCAGCCGATCGACGATCTGTGGATGCGCGATACCGGCCCGGTCTTCGTAAAGGACCAGTCCGGTCAACTTGGCGGCGCGGGCTTCAACTTCAATGGCTGGGGCGACAAGCAAAGCCATTCGCGCGATGCCAAGGTGGCCGCGTTCGTCGCCGGCCAGGCCAGCGCCCGGTTCCTGGAAACGGATCTGGTGCTGGAAGGCGGCGGCATCGAGGTGGACGGCGAAGGCACGGCCATCATTACCGAAAGCTGCGTGCTCAATCCGAACCGCAACCCGGATCTCACCAAAGCCGCCTGCGAGAAGGAATTGTTCCGGCTGCTCGGGCTTGAGAAGATCGTCTGGCTGCCCGGTATAGCCGGCAAGGACATCACCGACGGCCACACCGATTTCTACGCGCGCTTCGCCGGTCCCGGTGTCGTCGTGGCGGGGTTGGATACCGATCCCGCCTCCTTCGACCATGCCGTCACGAAACGGCATCTGGAGATATTGGGACAGGCGACCGACTCCAAGGGAAGGCGCCTGCGCGTCGTCACCCTGCCCGGCCCGACAAGCGTGCGGGAGGACTATGAGAACCGCGAGTTCGCCGCCGGCTACATCAATTTCTATGCCTGCAACGGCGCGGTGATCGCGCCCGAATTCGGCGACAAGGACGCCGACAGGACGACCCACGACACCCTATCGGACCTGTTCCCGAAGCGAGAAATCATTCAGCTGAACATCGACGGCATCGCCGCCGGCGGCGGCGGCATTCATTGCACGACCCAACAGCAACCGGTTTAG
- a CDS encoding branched-chain amino acid aminotransferase: protein MTLASAALSTTWTFVDGDWHEGNVALVGPRSHVFWLGSSVFDGARWFEGVAPDLDRHAARVNASAVALGLEPTMTPEAIIGLTWEGLKKFDGKTAVYIRPMYWAEHGGYMGVPADPASTRFCLCLYEAPMMPPAGFSITVSPFRRPSIETMPTNAKAGCLYPNNGRAILEAKARGFDNALVLDMLGNVAETGSSNVFMVKDGHIYTPAANGTFLSGITRARTVKLLADYGFRTTEKTLTVRDFREADEIFSTGNHSKVVPITRIEDRDLQPGPVAKKARELYWEWAHSTPAG from the coding sequence ATGACTTTGGCGAGCGCCGCACTTTCAACCACCTGGACCTTTGTCGACGGCGACTGGCATGAGGGCAATGTCGCGCTAGTCGGGCCGCGCAGCCACGTGTTCTGGCTGGGCTCGTCGGTATTCGACGGGGCGCGCTGGTTCGAGGGCGTCGCCCCGGACCTTGACCGCCATGCCGCCCGCGTCAACGCCTCGGCTGTCGCACTCGGCCTGGAGCCGACCATGACGCCGGAAGCGATCATCGGCCTGACCTGGGAAGGGCTGAAGAAATTCGACGGCAAGACCGCCGTCTATATCCGCCCAATGTACTGGGCCGAGCATGGCGGCTATATGGGCGTGCCGGCCGATCCCGCCTCGACCCGCTTCTGCCTGTGCCTCTACGAGGCGCCGATGATGCCGCCGGCCGGATTTTCGATCACCGTGTCGCCATTCAGGCGGCCATCGATCGAAACCATGCCCACCAATGCCAAGGCCGGTTGCCTCTATCCGAACAATGGCCGCGCCATTCTGGAAGCCAAGGCGCGCGGTTTCGACAATGCGCTGGTACTCGACATGCTGGGCAACGTCGCCGAAACCGGCTCGTCCAACGTGTTCATGGTCAAGGACGGGCACATCTACACGCCCGCCGCCAACGGCACCTTCCTGTCTGGCATTACCCGGGCGCGCACGGTCAAGCTGTTGGCTGATTACGGCTTCCGCACCACCGAAAAGACGCTGACGGTGCGCGATTTCCGCGAGGCCGACGAGATTTTCTCGACCGGCAACCATTCGAAAGTGGTGCCGATCACCCGCATCGAGGATCGCGACCTGCAGCCTGGTCCGGTCGCCAAGAAGGCGCGCGAGCTCTATTGGGAATGGGCGCATTCGACGCCCGCCGGTTAG
- a CDS encoding helicase HerA-like C-terminal domain-containing protein, protein MADETSIFLGASRKPDDSYQKPEQLLLRYGNRHGLVTGATGTGKTVTLQIMAEGFSNAGVPVFCADIKGDLSGIAAIGEAKDFLVKRAKDVKLDPYQFQEFPVIFWDLFGEQGHPIRATVSEMGPLLLSRLMNLTEAQEGVMNIAFRIADEEGLLLLDMKDLQALLANIAERAAEISARFGNVTKLSVGAIQRSLLILEQQGGANFFGEPALRIADIMRTTRDGRGAVNVLAADKLMANPRLYATFLLWLMSELFEQLPEIGDPDKPKLVFFFDEAHLLFDDAPKALVDRVEQVVRLIRSKGVGVYFVTQNPLDVPETVLAQLGNRVQHALRAYTPREQKAVRTAAETFRPNPEFDCATAITQLGTGEALVSTLEEKGVPSMVQRTLIRPPSSRLGPITAEERRKLITESPVAGQYDETIDRESAFEVLQKKAAEAQAPQSGGSGWTLPDFGGGGRQQPGQRAPAPRPSNRQTVTEAAIKSVVRSVGSSLGRAIVRGILGSLTRR, encoded by the coding sequence ATGGCTGACGAGACGAGCATTTTCCTGGGCGCCAGCCGCAAGCCGGATGACAGCTACCAGAAACCGGAACAGCTCTTGCTGCGTTATGGCAACCGCCACGGCCTGGTCACCGGCGCCACCGGCACCGGCAAGACGGTGACGCTGCAGATCATGGCCGAAGGTTTTTCGAACGCTGGCGTGCCGGTGTTCTGCGCCGACATCAAGGGCGACCTTTCCGGCATCGCGGCCATCGGCGAGGCCAAGGATTTCCTGGTCAAGCGCGCCAAGGATGTGAAGCTCGATCCGTACCAGTTCCAGGAATTTCCGGTCATCTTCTGGGACCTGTTCGGCGAACAAGGCCATCCGATCCGCGCCACCGTCTCGGAAATGGGGCCGCTGCTTCTGTCGCGGTTGATGAACCTCACCGAGGCGCAGGAAGGCGTCATGAACATCGCCTTCCGCATCGCCGACGAGGAAGGCCTGCTCCTGCTCGACATGAAGGATTTGCAGGCGCTGCTCGCCAACATCGCCGAGCGCGCCGCCGAGATATCGGCCCGCTTCGGCAATGTCACCAAACTGTCGGTCGGCGCCATCCAGCGCTCGTTGCTCATCCTCGAACAGCAGGGCGGCGCCAATTTCTTCGGCGAACCGGCGCTCAGGATCGCCGACATCATGCGCACCACCCGCGACGGCCGCGGCGCCGTCAACGTGCTGGCGGCCGACAAGCTGATGGCCAATCCGCGCCTCTATGCCACCTTCCTGCTTTGGCTGATGTCGGAGTTGTTCGAACAGCTTCCCGAGATCGGCGATCCCGACAAGCCGAAATTGGTGTTCTTCTTCGACGAGGCGCATCTTCTGTTCGACGACGCACCGAAGGCACTGGTCGACCGCGTCGAGCAGGTGGTGCGGCTGATCCGCTCGAAAGGCGTCGGCGTCTATTTCGTCACCCAGAACCCGCTCGACGTGCCGGAAACGGTGCTCGCCCAACTCGGCAACCGCGTGCAGCATGCGCTGCGCGCCTATACGCCGCGCGAGCAGAAGGCGGTGAGGACGGCGGCCGAAACCTTCCGTCCCAATCCCGAATTCGACTGCGCCACCGCCATCACCCAACTCGGCACCGGCGAGGCGCTGGTTTCGACGCTGGAGGAGAAGGGCGTGCCGTCGATGGTCCAGCGCACGCTGATCCGCCCGCCATCCTCCAGGCTCGGCCCGATCACTGCGGAGGAGCGCCGCAAGCTGATCACCGAGAGCCCGGTGGCCGGCCAGTATGACGAGACGATCGACCGCGAATCCGCCTTCGAGGTCCTCCAGAAGAAGGCCGCCGAGGCGCAGGCCCCGCAAAGCGGCGGTTCGGGCTGGACCTTGCCGGACTTCGGCGGCGGCGGCCGCCAGCAGCCTGGACAACGCGCGCCGGCGCCAAGGCCGTCGAACCGGCAGACCGTCACCGAGGCGGCGATCAAGTCCGTCGTGCGTTCGGTTGGCTCCTCGCTCGGCCGGGCGATCGTGCGCGGAATCTTGGGCAGCCTTACGCGGCGGTGA
- the greA gene encoding transcription elongation factor GreA, with protein MSRAFTREEDSENAIAGIGERPVSQHRNLVTPKGLAMIDAELAGLRAALANAETASDRERIALVSRDLRYWNARRENAELSVPEPNSGVVRFGMTVSLEGEDGAAVSWHIVGEDEADPAKGSISHVSPVARALFGKAVGDTIAVNGREWEVVGLG; from the coding sequence ATGAGCAGAGCTTTCACCCGTGAAGAAGACAGCGAGAACGCCATCGCCGGTATTGGCGAGCGGCCTGTCAGCCAACACCGCAATCTGGTCACGCCCAAAGGGTTGGCGATGATCGATGCCGAACTGGCAGGCTTGCGGGCAGCACTGGCCAATGCCGAGACGGCAAGCGACCGTGAACGCATCGCGCTGGTCTCGCGCGACCTGCGTTATTGGAACGCGCGCCGCGAAAACGCGGAGCTTTCCGTGCCCGAGCCGAACAGCGGCGTGGTGCGCTTCGGCATGACGGTTTCGCTGGAAGGCGAGGACGGCGCAGCGGTTTCCTGGCACATTGTCGGCGAGGACGAAGCCGACCCCGCCAAGGGTTCGATCTCGCATGTCTCGCCGGTGGCGCGGGCTTTGTTCGGCAAGGCCGTTGGCGATACGATCGCGGTCAACGGCCGCGAATGGGAAGTGGTGGGGCTGGGGTAG
- the fic gene encoding protein adenylyltransferase Fic, whose translation MSFRPDQPFNDLPPLPPAQDIETKAVLKACIEARAALAELRVSGQLIPNQAVLINSIPLLEAQASSEIENIVTTSDRLFRFANDAQGQADPATREALRYRTALHRGFGMLNQRPLSTAIAVEVCRTIKGVDLDIRNTPGTALVNDATGAVIYTPPEGADLLRSKLANWERYIHEVEETDPLIRLAVMHYQFEAIHPFADGNGRTGRVLNLLYLVDKKLLDIPVLYLSRHIIQNKATYYRYLLEVTTSGSWTQWVLFMLEAIRTTAQWTTARIGAIRDLLEQTADRMRQNLPKIYSRELAELIFVNPYCRISDLVDSGVAKRQTAAVYLKALTSEGFLHEAKAGRENLYINPALLALLSDRGQSTA comes from the coding sequence ATGAGCTTCCGCCCGGACCAGCCTTTCAACGATCTTCCGCCCCTGCCACCGGCGCAAGACATCGAAACCAAAGCAGTGCTGAAAGCCTGTATCGAGGCACGTGCCGCCTTGGCAGAGTTGAGGGTCTCGGGGCAACTCATCCCCAATCAAGCGGTGCTGATCAACTCGATCCCCTTGCTTGAAGCCCAGGCCAGTTCCGAGATCGAGAACATCGTCACCACCAGTGACCGGTTGTTTCGTTTCGCCAACGACGCGCAGGGGCAAGCCGATCCTGCGACCAGAGAGGCGCTGCGCTATCGCACGGCGCTGCATCGCGGTTTCGGGATGCTGAATCAACGTCCGCTCTCGACAGCCATCGCCGTCGAGGTATGCCGCACAATCAAGGGCGTCGATCTCGATATCCGCAATACGCCCGGCACCGCATTGGTGAATGACGCGACCGGCGCCGTGATCTATACACCTCCGGAAGGAGCCGACCTTCTACGCTCAAAGCTCGCAAACTGGGAGCGTTATATCCACGAGGTCGAGGAAACGGACCCGCTAATCCGTCTCGCGGTGATGCACTATCAGTTCGAGGCCATCCACCCCTTCGCTGATGGCAACGGCAGGACGGGGCGCGTACTGAATCTGCTCTATCTGGTGGACAAGAAACTGCTGGATATTCCCGTGCTCTATCTCAGCCGGCACATAATCCAGAACAAGGCGACCTACTACAGATATTTGCTGGAGGTTACGACCAGCGGTTCGTGGACGCAGTGGGTGTTGTTCATGCTGGAGGCGATCAGGACGACAGCCCAATGGACCACCGCAAGGATAGGCGCCATCCGCGATCTGCTGGAGCAGACGGCCGACCGGATGCGGCAGAACCTGCCGAAGATTTATTCCCGCGAACTGGCCGAGTTGATCTTCGTGAACCCCTATTGCCGGATTAGCGATCTGGTTGACTCCGGCGTGGCCAAACGCCAGACAGCCGCGGTCTATCTCAAGGCGTTGACGTCGGAAGGGTTTCTGCACGAGGCAAAGGCCGGGCGGGAAAACCTTTATATAAACCCTGCCTTGTTGGCGCTGTTGTCGGATCGTGGTCAGTCAACTGCCTGA